A DNA window from uncultured Methanoregula sp. contains the following coding sequences:
- the cdhA gene encoding CO dehydrogenase/acetyl-CoA synthase complex subunit alpha has translation MSKNGVNLRIQELKTGGAHLHNLNLTIGSVVRDTWDEKQGPTPFPSLTTLRPWDKRLLERYKPFYMPFCDLCCLCTYGKCDLTGKKRGACGISMPAQQSRTVLISACIGAATHTSHSRELLTHLLEKFGHDHPISFGDVGIEVEAPITRLVCGIKPATLGDFEQVLDYCENQITQLLAVTHTGQEGNNLDFESKVFHAGMIDHVGMEVADIAQISTLNFPRADPDAALVDLGLGTVDLEKPVILVVGHNVPPAASIIDFLRENNLSSAIEVTGICCTALDVTRYSAKAKIIGPISWQLRYIRSGVPDVIVVDEQCVRTDTLEEAALIHTPLIATSEKNCLGLPDRTHDSVEDIVEGFVSGTVTGALILDPEKVGVVAVRTAQAVAPKRKKKGTLPSKELLIELAKKCTQCMLCRRACPNDLPLPQAIKAAAGGNLSGLDEIYDDCIGCGRCEPACTHKIPVHSLIVSAADKKTREDNYCLRAGRGPIQDVEIRKVGGPIVLGEIPGVVAFVGCANYPKGSREVAEMCMEFAKRRYIVCTSGCSAMSAGMFRDEEGKTAYERYPGAFEAGGIVNVGSCVANSHIAGAAIKIASVFAKRPLRGNYEEIADYVYNRVGAVGVAWGAMSQKAIAIAAGFWRLGIPVVVGPHGTKYRRMLLGRSDREEDWYVHDARTGEKIYVGPVPEHLFFAAETKEEAMVMIAKLTMRPNDTSKGRANKLAHYIDLHKRMVGGIPEDVHQFIRTKSDIPLTMKDEIERHLAGKDWKEHPIPDPTLLPRMIHRKV, from the coding sequence ATGAGCAAAAATGGTGTGAACCTCAGGATACAGGAACTGAAAACCGGTGGGGCACACCTCCATAATCTCAATCTCACCATCGGATCGGTAGTACGGGACACCTGGGACGAGAAGCAGGGACCAACGCCATTCCCTTCCTTAACAACGCTGCGGCCATGGGACAAGCGTCTCCTGGAACGGTACAAACCCTTCTATATGCCGTTCTGCGATCTCTGTTGCCTCTGCACGTACGGGAAATGCGATCTGACCGGCAAGAAACGGGGAGCCTGCGGGATCTCGATGCCGGCCCAGCAGTCCCGGACCGTTCTTATATCAGCCTGCATCGGGGCTGCAACACATACGAGCCATTCGCGGGAACTGCTCACGCACCTGCTCGAAAAATTCGGCCACGATCACCCGATCAGCTTCGGGGATGTGGGAATCGAGGTCGAAGCCCCGATAACCCGGCTCGTCTGCGGCATAAAACCCGCAACCCTTGGCGACTTTGAACAGGTACTCGACTATTGCGAGAACCAGATAACCCAGCTCCTCGCGGTCACCCACACCGGCCAGGAAGGCAATAACCTGGACTTTGAGTCCAAAGTCTTCCATGCCGGCATGATCGATCATGTGGGAATGGAGGTTGCCGATATCGCCCAGATCTCCACCCTGAACTTCCCCCGGGCAGACCCGGATGCTGCGCTTGTCGATCTCGGCCTTGGTACCGTTGACCTGGAAAAACCGGTCATCCTTGTCGTTGGCCACAATGTTCCCCCGGCAGCAAGCATCATCGATTTCCTCCGGGAGAATAACCTCAGCTCAGCCATCGAAGTAACGGGTATCTGCTGCACGGCTCTCGATGTGACGCGGTACTCAGCAAAAGCCAAGATCATCGGTCCTATCTCCTGGCAGCTGCGCTATATCCGGAGCGGGGTTCCCGATGTCATTGTCGTTGACGAACAGTGCGTCCGCACCGATACGCTCGAAGAAGCGGCTCTGATCCACACCCCCCTCATTGCAACGAGCGAGAAGAACTGTCTCGGACTTCCGGACCGGACGCACGATTCCGTTGAGGATATCGTGGAAGGGTTCGTGAGCGGGACCGTTACCGGAGCCCTCATCCTGGATCCGGAAAAAGTGGGTGTTGTTGCGGTCCGCACGGCTCAGGCGGTTGCCCCGAAACGGAAGAAGAAAGGAACTCTTCCCTCAAAGGAGCTGCTCATCGAGCTTGCAAAGAAATGCACCCAGTGCATGCTCTGCCGCCGTGCGTGCCCTAATGATCTCCCGCTCCCCCAGGCGATCAAGGCTGCCGCGGGTGGAAACCTCTCGGGACTCGACGAGATTTACGATGACTGCATCGGTTGCGGGCGCTGCGAGCCGGCCTGCACCCACAAGATCCCGGTCCACAGCCTGATCGTCTCGGCAGCGGACAAAAAAACCCGGGAAGACAACTACTGCCTCCGGGCCGGTCGCGGGCCTATCCAGGACGTGGAGATCCGGAAAGTCGGCGGCCCGATTGTCCTTGGGGAGATCCCCGGGGTTGTTGCGTTTGTCGGCTGTGCCAATTATCCCAAGGGCTCGCGGGAAGTGGCGGAGATGTGCATGGAGTTTGCAAAACGCCGGTACATTGTCTGCACGTCGGGATGCTCCGCCATGTCCGCCGGTATGTTCCGCGACGAGGAAGGAAAGACCGCGTACGAGCGCTATCCCGGTGCGTTTGAAGCCGGCGGGATCGTGAATGTCGGCTCGTGCGTTGCCAACTCCCATATTGCCGGTGCTGCCATCAAGATCGCAAGCGTCTTTGCCAAGCGCCCGCTCCGGGGCAATTACGAGGAGATTGCCGATTACGTGTACAACCGTGTCGGGGCGGTTGGTGTTGCCTGGGGAGCCATGTCCCAGAAAGCGATTGCGATTGCAGCCGGGTTCTGGCGCCTGGGAATTCCCGTGGTTGTCGGCCCGCACGGGACCAAGTACCGCCGGATGCTGCTTGGCCGGTCCGACCGAGAGGAAGACTGGTACGTGCACGATGCCCGGACCGGGGAGAAGATATATGTCGGCCCGGTGCCGGAGCACCTCTTCTTTGCAGCAGAGACCAAGGAGGAGGCGATGGTGATGATTGCGAAGCTGACCATGCGGCCGAACGACACGAGCAAAGGCCGGGCCAACAAACTCGCGCACTACATCGACCTCCACAAACGGATGGTTGGCGGAATTCCCGAGGATGTCCACCAGTTCATCCGGACCAAGAGCGATATCCCCTTAACGATGAAGGACGAGATCGAACGGCACCTTGCAGGTA
- a CDS encoding AAA family ATPase gives MKTIVTMGRGGTGKTSFVSLMARYLIEKKQTPVLLVDADPDQNLAEMMGVDLESEGKSTIAELLSETFIARGGTTVGIPPSKRIETRIWEDGLYEGSDFDLIAVGTKWVEGCYCLPDAALKNALGQITKQYRYILIDSPGGLEHLNRKIARDVDLVIDVMGPSSKSFAHVRRAHRVIREVGIGFKEFYVVGGYGFPADLHDRAAAETGLPYLGKIERDDELAAYVLAGRSLLDLPGTSVAYRSVSALLDAVLSG, from the coding sequence ATGAAAACCATTGTCACCATGGGCCGGGGAGGGACCGGGAAGACGAGTTTTGTCTCCCTGATGGCTAGGTATCTCATCGAGAAGAAGCAGACACCGGTCCTGCTCGTGGACGCGGATCCCGACCAGAATCTGGCCGAGATGATGGGCGTTGATCTCGAATCTGAAGGAAAGTCTACGATCGCGGAACTCCTCTCGGAAACGTTCATTGCCCGGGGCGGGACGACCGTGGGTATCCCCCCTTCGAAACGGATCGAGACCCGCATCTGGGAGGACGGCCTTTACGAGGGCAGCGATTTCGATCTCATAGCGGTCGGGACCAAGTGGGTTGAAGGCTGTTACTGCCTTCCCGATGCTGCGTTAAAAAATGCGCTCGGCCAGATCACAAAACAGTACCGCTATATCCTGATCGATTCGCCCGGGGGCCTCGAGCACCTGAACCGGAAGATCGCCCGCGACGTGGACCTGGTGATCGATGTCATGGGCCCCTCCAGCAAATCCTTTGCCCATGTCCGGAGAGCCCACCGGGTGATCCGGGAAGTGGGGATCGGCTTTAAGGAATTTTACGTTGTCGGGGGATACGGGTTCCCTGCCGATCTCCATGACCGGGCTGCAGCAGAGACCGGTCTCCCGTATCTTGGCAAGATCGAACGCGATGACGAACTGGCCGCCTACGTGCTGGCCGGCAGATCCCTGCTCGATCTTCCCGGCACCTCGGTTGCGTACCGGTCCGTTTCAGCCCTGCTGGATGCAGTCCTTTCCGGATAA